A genomic window from Agrobacterium tumefaciens includes:
- a CDS encoding alpha/beta hydrolase family protein, which yields MPIIIFSHGNGQSFHAYGPLADYWAAHGFAVIQPTHLDSRMLGLAANDPRRPQLWRFREQDLATVVGGLDRIENGASLIQGRLDHSRIAVAGHSWGAQTASTLLGTTHPDPDDGSVVDRKDHRVKAGVLLAPPGRGDGLTEYAARTYPFMYPDFSTMTAPTLVIIGDRDVGRLSTRGAEWWRDAYDLSPSPKVLFTAFGGEHALGGIPGYEARETTDERPRRVAAIQRLSTSFLRSTLYPGDPPFSETVAALAADSAPEGSVETK from the coding sequence TTGCCCATCATCATCTTCTCGCACGGCAATGGCCAGTCGTTTCATGCCTATGGCCCCCTTGCTGATTATTGGGCAGCACATGGCTTCGCCGTAATCCAGCCGACACATCTGGATTCGCGGATGCTCGGCCTTGCCGCGAACGATCCTCGCCGCCCCCAACTCTGGCGCTTCCGTGAGCAAGACCTAGCCACCGTTGTCGGCGGGCTCGATCGCATAGAGAACGGAGCATCGCTGATCCAGGGGCGGCTCGACCACTCGCGTATCGCGGTCGCCGGCCATTCATGGGGCGCCCAGACCGCCAGTACCTTGCTTGGCACCACCCATCCCGATCCCGACGACGGATCGGTAGTCGACAGGAAGGACCACCGCGTGAAAGCGGGCGTGCTGCTGGCACCGCCAGGCAGAGGCGATGGCCTGACCGAATATGCAGCCCGTACCTACCCATTCATGTATCCAGATTTCTCGACCATGACGGCGCCGACCCTGGTCATCATCGGCGACCGTGATGTCGGCAGGCTTTCGACACGTGGCGCCGAGTGGTGGCGTGATGCCTACGATTTGAGTCCCTCACCCAAGGTATTATTTACGGCCTTTGGCGGCGAGCATGCTCTTGGGGGCATCCCCGGTTACGAGGCACGCGAGACAACAGACGAACGGCCCCGGCGGGTCGCCGCAATCCAGCGCCTTTCAACCTCCTTCCTCCGCAGCACGCTCTATCCTGGCGACCCCCCATTTTCGGAGACGGTAGCGGCGTTGGCAGCGGATTCTGCGCCGGAAGGCAGCGTCGAGACGAAATAA
- a CDS encoding DUF4167 domain-containing protein: MRPGQQNKRGRGRGSNNNNNNNNGGGNNNFNRKGGNPLTRTYDSSGPDVKIRGTAQHIAEKYAALARDAQSSGDRVIAENYLQHAEHYNRIIATAQAQMQERFQRDDRGEYNAADADADDMDGNDGDDGVVASQQHSEQVERVQQPERQERTERSEPRQERRERPDRRERQERQPRQPQVSAEQPPPVYDASQAPQPVIEGTPMEVAVEEEQQQAEAPATERAPKTRRATTPRPRRPRRAAAAEGAEGEDAPAGEDATSATLENAAE; this comes from the coding sequence ATGAGGCCAGGACAGCAAAACAAGCGCGGCCGGGGGCGTGGAAGCAACAATAATAACAACAATAACAATGGTGGCGGTAATAACAACTTCAACCGCAAGGGCGGCAATCCGCTCACCAGGACTTATGACAGTTCCGGCCCCGATGTTAAGATTCGCGGTACAGCCCAGCACATAGCGGAAAAATACGCTGCCCTTGCCCGGGACGCGCAGAGTTCTGGCGACCGTGTGATTGCGGAAAACTATCTGCAGCACGCTGAGCATTACAACCGCATCATTGCCACGGCTCAGGCCCAGATGCAGGAACGTTTCCAGCGCGATGATCGCGGTGAATACAATGCCGCCGACGCGGATGCCGACGATATGGATGGAAACGATGGCGACGATGGCGTCGTTGCATCGCAGCAGCATTCCGAACAGGTAGAGCGCGTCCAGCAGCCGGAGCGCCAGGAGCGCACCGAGCGGAGCGAGCCACGCCAGGAACGTCGCGAACGTCCGGACCGCCGTGAACGGCAGGAACGTCAGCCGCGCCAGCCGCAGGTCTCGGCCGAACAGCCGCCGCCGGTTTACGACGCCAGCCAGGCGCCGCAGCCCGTCATCGAAGGTACGCCCATGGAAGTGGCCGTCGAGGAAGAGCAGCAGCAGGCGGAAGCACCCGCGACCGAACGTGCGCCAAAGACCCGTCGTGCCACGACCCCGCGCCCGCGTCGTCCGCGCCGTGCCGCAGCGGCGGAAGGTGCTGAAGGTGAAGACGCGCCCGCCGGTGAAGACGCAACATCGGCCACCCTTGAAAACGCTGCTGAATAA
- the prfA gene encoding peptide chain release factor 1, whose product MAKLPVEKMRELERRFGEIEARMSAGPAADVYVKLASEYSELQPVVNKIRDYEKAIAEAADLEALLADKTTDRDMRDLAEMELPEVEARIGELEKDMQVLLLPKDAADEKSAILEIRAGTGGSEAALFAGDLFRMYERFASTKGWKVEVLSASEGEAGGYKEIIATISGRGVFSKLKFESGVHRVQRVPETEASGRIHTSAATVAVLPEAEDIDVEIRPEDIRIDTMRASGAGGQHVNTTDSAVRITHLPTGLIVTSSEKSQHQNRAKAMQVLRSRLYDIERQKVDSERSADRKSQVGSGDRSERIRTYNFPQGRVTDHRINLTLYKLDRMIEGEIDELVDALIADYQAGQLALLGEQQL is encoded by the coding sequence GTGGCGAAGCTTCCCGTCGAAAAAATGCGCGAGTTGGAAAGGCGTTTCGGAGAGATCGAAGCGCGGATGTCGGCCGGCCCGGCGGCGGATGTCTATGTGAAGCTGGCTTCGGAATATTCCGAGCTTCAGCCAGTTGTGAACAAGATCCGCGACTACGAAAAGGCGATTGCCGAGGCTGCCGATCTCGAGGCGCTGCTCGCCGACAAGACGACCGACAGGGACATGCGCGATCTGGCGGAAATGGAGTTGCCGGAGGTCGAGGCCCGCATCGGTGAGCTTGAGAAGGATATGCAGGTCCTGCTGCTCCCCAAGGATGCGGCGGATGAAAAAAGCGCGATCCTTGAAATCCGGGCCGGCACAGGCGGCTCCGAGGCGGCGCTTTTCGCCGGTGATCTGTTTCGCATGTATGAGCGCTTTGCGTCGACCAAGGGCTGGAAAGTCGAAGTCCTTTCCGCCAGCGAAGGCGAAGCTGGCGGTTACAAGGAAATCATCGCCACGATCAGCGGGCGAGGGGTGTTCTCCAAGCTGAAATTCGAATCCGGTGTGCATCGCGTGCAACGGGTGCCGGAAACGGAAGCGAGCGGCCGCATTCACACCTCTGCCGCCACCGTCGCGGTGCTGCCGGAAGCGGAGGATATCGACGTCGAAATCCGCCCGGAAGATATTCGCATCGATACGATGCGCGCGTCGGGCGCAGGTGGCCAGCACGTCAATACCACCGACTCCGCTGTTCGCATCACCCATCTTCCCACGGGACTGATCGTCACGAGTTCGGAGAAATCCCAGCACCAGAACCGTGCGAAGGCCATGCAGGTTCTGCGCTCGCGCCTTTACGACATCGAGCGCCAGAAGGTGGATAGCGAGCGTTCGGCTGATCGCAAGAGCCAGGTCGGTTCGGGTGACCGGTCCGAGCGCATCCGCACCTATAATTTTCCGCAGGGGCGTGTCACCGATCACCGCATCAACCTCACCCTCTATAAACTCGACAGAATGATCGAAGGTGAGATTGATGAGCTCGTGGATGCGTTGATCGCCGATTATCAGGCCGGCCAGCTGGCACTGCTTGGCGAACAGCAGCTTTGA
- the prmC gene encoding peptide chain release factor N(5)-glutamine methyltransferase: MAGVADPLLDARLLIGEVIAFSLTDFVMKPDRPITREEQARIAAMIERRAGGEPVHRILGHREFHGLDLLLSKETLEPRPDTEILVDTLLPALRDAVSQKGSARILDLGTGTGAICLALLKECPDATGIGSDISAGALETAAKNASRNGLETRFEIRQSDWFEKISGSFDIIVSNPPYIRSDIVTTLDREVRHHDPMAALDGGQDGLAPYRLIAADAGRFLVENGIVGVEIGFDQRLDVSTIFASNGFSLVEAVKDYGGNDRVLIFRR; encoded by the coding sequence ATGGCCGGTGTTGCCGATCCGCTTCTCGATGCGCGCCTGCTGATCGGTGAGGTTATTGCCTTTTCACTAACCGATTTCGTGATGAAGCCGGACCGGCCCATTACGCGGGAAGAGCAGGCCCGCATCGCCGCCATGATCGAAAGGCGGGCCGGGGGAGAACCGGTGCATCGCATCCTCGGTCACCGGGAGTTTCACGGCCTCGATCTTCTGTTGTCGAAGGAGACACTCGAACCCCGTCCGGATACGGAGATTCTCGTTGATACGCTGTTGCCGGCGTTAAGGGATGCTGTTTCCCAAAAGGGTAGCGCCCGCATTCTGGATTTGGGCACGGGCACGGGTGCGATCTGTCTGGCGCTTTTGAAAGAATGCCCTGACGCGACGGGTATCGGCAGCGATATTTCCGCTGGCGCGTTGGAGACGGCTGCGAAAAATGCGTCCAGAAACGGGCTCGAAACGCGTTTCGAGATCAGGCAGAGCGATTGGTTCGAAAAAATCTCCGGCAGCTTTGACATAATTGTGTCGAATCCGCCTTATATAAGAAGTGATATCGTTACAACGCTGGACCGAGAGGTTCGTCATCATGATCCGATGGCAGCGCTGGACGGAGGTCAGGACGGCCTTGCACCGTACCGCCTTATTGCTGCCGACGCAGGCCGCTTTCTTGTGGAAAACGGGATCGTTGGTGTGGAGATCGGTTTCGATCAAAGGCTTGATGTTTCCACGATATTTGCTTCTAACGGTTTCTCTCTTGTGGAGGCCGTGAAGGATTATGGCGGCAACGACAGAGTTTTGATCTTCCGGAGATAG
- a CDS encoding M23 family metallopeptidase, translated as MTADRNVIRSLGTEPPILAEGRRAPDRREISLRWLSGTFLTGITSSILMGVALFAALDGRQQLAIPAEAFAKADMGNNATEAARRGTRLIAPNIAARPSDRSIMEVSTVINEGDKEVVRKVPFSHVKIPLAANYAKQDDYPAFDPLNIFASNDDKDAAAPAPSRTGTIYGSEVESEVSLKTVAFPVQHSKYAFAGSLSFDEVEEAVRSNGSILTDGNEQVAALYYIDPRRFDNDEGDVDITAGLAARVVEQNMSVSTPQSASVPVKEYADDVIPARQTETIEAALFGAGYSKAQSSEIAGLLSPQLQSNNVESGDVLRVGIIQEDEKSDIVRVSLYRKGRHMVTMAVDDRKNFIKASEPPKLDAVASAFDSTPAPAAGRDLPSVYDGVYRAALAYGMNQSMVSQLIKLLASSVDFQAQLKPADTLEAFFSVEDADGKATDKSELLYVNAKFGDNETRFYRFQNPDDNSIDYFDENGKSIRQFLLRNPVPNGRMTSGFGMRRHPVLKFSRMHTGTDWAAARGTPIIATGNGTVEKAGWASGYGNQTLLRHANGYVSSYNHQSAIAKGVTEGSKVRQGQVIGYVGSTGLSTGAHLHYELIVNGTKVDAMKVRLPGGKSLAGDALARFSDERKRIDNLLNIEDKPNQVASR; from the coding sequence ATGACTGCGGATCGCAATGTGATCCGGTCGCTAGGCACAGAACCGCCAATTCTGGCGGAAGGGCGCCGTGCACCCGATCGTCGCGAGATTTCGCTCAGATGGCTTTCCGGCACATTCCTGACCGGCATCACCTCTTCCATATTGATGGGTGTGGCTCTGTTTGCGGCCCTCGATGGCCGCCAGCAGCTCGCCATTCCCGCCGAGGCCTTTGCCAAGGCGGACATGGGTAACAATGCGACGGAAGCGGCGCGCCGCGGCACGCGCCTTATCGCCCCGAATATCGCAGCCCGGCCATCCGATCGGTCGATCATGGAAGTCTCGACTGTCATCAATGAAGGCGACAAGGAAGTTGTCCGCAAGGTTCCCTTCTCTCACGTCAAAATTCCGCTGGCAGCGAATTACGCCAAGCAGGATGATTATCCTGCCTTCGATCCCCTGAACATTTTTGCGAGCAACGACGACAAGGACGCCGCCGCGCCGGCGCCGAGCCGCACGGGAACGATCTACGGCTCCGAGGTTGAATCCGAAGTCAGCCTGAAGACCGTGGCCTTTCCGGTCCAGCACTCCAAATACGCCTTTGCCGGCTCCTTGAGCTTCGACGAGGTGGAGGAAGCGGTACGCTCGAATGGCTCGATCCTGACGGATGGCAACGAGCAAGTTGCCGCGCTTTATTACATCGACCCGCGCCGCTTTGATAATGATGAAGGCGATGTCGATATCACGGCCGGCCTCGCGGCCCGTGTCGTAGAGCAGAATATGTCGGTCTCAACTCCACAATCGGCCTCAGTGCCGGTCAAGGAATATGCCGACGACGTGATCCCTGCCCGCCAGACCGAGACCATCGAGGCCGCTTTGTTCGGCGCGGGTTACTCCAAGGCACAATCATCGGAAATCGCCGGGCTACTGTCACCGCAACTCCAGTCGAACAATGTCGAAAGCGGTGATGTGCTGCGTGTCGGCATCATTCAGGAAGACGAAAAAAGCGACATCGTGCGCGTCAGCCTTTATCGCAAGGGTCGCCACATGGTCACCATGGCCGTCGATGACCGCAAAAACTTCATCAAGGCCAGCGAACCGCCGAAACTCGACGCGGTAGCGAGCGCCTTCGACAGCACGCCGGCGCCTGCAGCCGGCCGCGACCTGCCGAGCGTCTATGACGGTGTCTACCGCGCGGCTCTCGCTTATGGCATGAACCAGAGCATGGTTTCCCAGCTTATCAAGCTGCTGGCCAGCAGTGTCGATTTTCAGGCGCAGCTCAAACCGGCGGATACGCTGGAAGCATTCTTCTCCGTGGAAGATGCCGATGGCAAGGCCACCGACAAGTCGGAACTGCTCTATGTCAACGCCAAGTTCGGCGACAACGAGACGCGGTTTTACCGGTTCCAGAACCCTGATGACAACAGCATCGATTATTTCGACGAGAACGGCAAAAGCATCCGGCAGTTCCTGTTGCGCAACCCGGTTCCCAACGGCCGCATGACATCCGGTTTCGGCATGCGCCGCCACCCGGTTCTGAAATTCAGCCGCATGCATACCGGAACCGACTGGGCCGCCGCCCGCGGCACGCCGATCATCGCAACCGGCAACGGCACTGTCGAGAAGGCCGGCTGGGCCTCCGGTTACGGCAACCAGACCCTGCTTCGCCATGCCAACGGCTATGTCTCTTCCTATAATCACCAGAGCGCCATCGCCAAGGGCGTAACCGAGGGCTCCAAGGTCCGGCAGGGCCAGGTCATCGGCTATGTGGGATCGACCGGCCTTTCGACCGGCGCCCACCTGCATTACGAACTGATCGTCAACGGCACGAAAGTGGACGCGATGAAAGTGCGCTTGCCGGGCGGCAAATCGCTTGCCGGCGATGCGCTTGCACGGTTCTCAGACGAGAGAAAGCGCATCGACAATCTTCTCAATATCGAGGACAAGCCAAATCAGGTGGCGAGCCGGTAA
- the clpB gene encoding ATP-dependent chaperone ClpB: protein MNIEKYSERVRGFLQSAQTFALAENHQQFSAEHVLKVLLDDEQGMAASLIERAGGDAKEARLANDAALAKLPKVSGGNGGLSLTAPLAKVFSTAEDLAKKAGDSFVTVERLLQALAIESSASTSASLKKAGATAQALNQVINDIRKGRTADSANAEQGFDALKKYARDLTEEAREGKLDPVIGRDDEIRRTIQVLSRRTKNNPVLIGEPGVGKTAIAEGLALRIVNGDVPESLKDKKLMALDMGALIAGAKYRGEFEERLKAVLNEVQAENGGIILFIDEMHTLVGAGKADGAMDASNLLKPALARGELHCVGATTLDEYRKHVEKDPALARRFQPVLVDEPTVEDTISILRGLKEKYEQHHKVRISDSALVAAATLSNRYITDRFLPDKAIDLMDEAASRLRMQVDSKPEELDELDRRIIQLKIEREALKQETDQSSVDRLKKLEDELADTEEKADALTARWQAEKQKLGHAADLKKRLDEARNELAIAQRNGQFQRAGELTYGIIPGLEKELAAAEARDSSGAGSMVQEVVTPDNIAHVVSRWTGIPVDKMLEGQREKLLRMEDELAKSVVGQGEAVQAVSKAVRRSRAGLQDPNRPIGSFIFLGPTGVGKTELTKSLARFLFDDETAMVRLDMSEYMEKHSVARLIGAPPGYVGYEEGGALTEAVRRRPYQVVLFDEIEKAHPDVFNVLLQVLDDGRLTDGQGRTVDFKNTIIIMTSNLGSEFMTQMGDNDDVDSVRELVMERVRSHFRPEFLNRIDDIILFHRLRRDEMGAIVEIQLKRLVSLLGDRKISLELDEDARSWLANKGYDPAYGARPLKRVIQKSVQDRLAEMILGGEIPDGSRVKVTSGTDRLLFKVKPPKGEAETETADAA from the coding sequence ATGAATATTGAAAAATACTCCGAACGTGTTCGCGGTTTTCTGCAATCGGCACAGACGTTTGCGCTTGCGGAAAATCATCAGCAGTTTTCTGCGGAACATGTTCTCAAGGTTTTGCTCGATGACGAGCAGGGCATGGCGGCATCGCTGATCGAGCGTGCTGGTGGCGACGCGAAAGAAGCGCGTCTTGCCAATGATGCCGCGTTGGCGAAATTGCCCAAGGTTTCCGGTGGCAATGGCGGCCTTTCGCTGACGGCGCCGCTTGCCAAAGTGTTTTCGACTGCAGAAGATCTCGCAAAGAAGGCAGGCGACAGCTTCGTGACCGTCGAGCGCCTTTTGCAGGCGTTGGCGATTGAAAGCTCTGCTTCCACTTCGGCTTCGCTGAAGAAGGCAGGGGCAACGGCGCAGGCTCTCAACCAGGTCATCAACGACATCCGCAAGGGCCGCACGGCTGATAGCGCCAATGCCGAACAGGGTTTTGACGCCCTGAAGAAATACGCGCGCGATCTGACGGAAGAAGCCCGTGAGGGCAAGCTCGACCCGGTGATTGGCCGCGACGACGAAATTCGCCGTACCATTCAGGTCCTTTCGCGCCGCACCAAGAACAACCCCGTGCTGATCGGTGAACCGGGCGTCGGTAAAACGGCGATTGCCGAAGGGCTTGCGCTGCGCATCGTCAATGGTGACGTGCCGGAAAGCCTCAAGGACAAGAAGCTGATGGCGCTCGATATGGGCGCGCTGATCGCCGGTGCGAAATATCGCGGTGAGTTCGAAGAGCGTCTGAAGGCCGTACTCAATGAAGTGCAGGCTGAAAATGGCGGCATCATCCTGTTTATCGATGAGATGCATACGCTGGTCGGTGCCGGCAAGGCCGATGGTGCGATGGATGCCTCCAACCTCCTGAAGCCCGCGCTTGCCCGCGGTGAACTTCATTGCGTTGGCGCCACCACGCTCGATGAATATCGCAAGCATGTGGAAAAGGACCCGGCTCTTGCCCGCCGTTTCCAGCCCGTGCTGGTGGACGAGCCGACCGTTGAGGATACGATCTCTATCCTGCGCGGTCTTAAGGAAAAATACGAACAGCATCACAAGGTCCGAATCTCGGATTCGGCCCTGGTTGCTGCTGCGACGCTTTCCAACCGCTACATAACCGACCGGTTCCTGCCCGACAAGGCAATCGACCTGATGGACGAGGCCGCTTCGCGTCTTCGCATGCAGGTGGATTCCAAGCCGGAAGAGCTGGACGAACTGGATCGTCGTATCATCCAGCTCAAGATCGAGCGCGAAGCTTTGAAGCAGGAGACGGACCAGTCCTCCGTCGATCGCCTGAAAAAGCTCGAAGATGAGCTGGCCGATACGGAAGAAAAGGCGGATGCGCTGACGGCCCGCTGGCAGGCGGAAAAACAGAAGCTCGGCCATGCCGCCGATCTGAAAAAGCGGCTGGACGAAGCGCGTAACGAACTGGCGATTGCCCAGCGCAACGGCCAGTTCCAGCGCGCCGGCGAGTTGACCTATGGCATTATTCCGGGCCTTGAAAAGGAACTGGCTGCGGCGGAAGCCCGTGACAGCAGCGGTGCCGGCTCGATGGTTCAGGAAGTGGTGACACCGGACAATATTGCCCATGTCGTTTCCCGCTGGACCGGCATTCCCGTCGACAAGATGCTGGAAGGTCAACGCGAAAAGCTGCTGCGCATGGAAGACGAGCTTGCCAAGTCCGTTGTCGGGCAGGGTGAAGCCGTTCAGGCGGTTTCCAAGGCAGTGCGCCGTTCGCGTGCCGGCCTTCAGGATCCGAACCGCCCGATCGGCTCGTTCATCTTCCTCGGCCCGACGGGTGTGGGCAAGACCGAGCTGACGAAGTCGCTCGCCCGCTTCCTGTTCGACGACGAAACCGCGATGGTTCGCCTCGATATGTCGGAATATATGGAGAAACACTCCGTTGCCCGGCTCATCGGTGCGCCTCCCGGTTATGTCGGTTACGAAGAGGGTGGTGCTTTGACTGAAGCGGTTCGTCGCCGGCCCTATCAGGTCGTCCTGTTCGACGAGATCGAGAAAGCGCATCCTGACGTGTTCAACGTCCTGTTGCAGGTGCTGGATGATGGCCGCCTGACGGATGGCCAGGGCCGCACCGTCGATTTCAAGAACACCATCATCATCATGACCTCGAACCTCGGTTCGGAATTCATGACGCAGATGGGTGACAACGACGATGTGGATTCGGTTCGTGAACTGGTGATGGAGCGGGTCCGGTCGCATTTCCGGCCGGAGTTCCTCAACCGTATCGACGATATCATCCTGTTCCACCGCCTGCGGCGTGATGAAATGGGTGCGATCGTGGAAATTCAGTTGAAGCGGCTCGTCTCGCTGCTGGGTGATCGCAAGATCTCGCTCGAACTGGATGAGGATGCCCGCAGCTGGCTCGCCAACAAGGGCTACGATCCCGCTTACGGCGCACGTCCGCTGAAGCGGGTGATCCAGAAGTCGGTTCAGGACAGGCTTGCCGAAATGATCCTCGGCGGGGAAATCCCCGATGGTTCGCGGGTCAAGGTGACGTCCGGTACGGACCGGCTGCTGTTCAAGGTCAAGCCTCCGAAGGGCGAGGCCGAAACCGAAACGGCCGATGCGGCATAA
- a CDS encoding SDR family oxidoreductase, whose protein sequence is MNTILITGSSSGFGLETARYFLDRDWTVIATMRTPRGDLLPASERLRVVALDVTDAANIARALDEAGPIDALVNNAGAGLMGALEGVSIDATRQLFEQNTFGTMAMSQAVMPGFRAQGAGVIVNVSSAVTLKPLPMLSAYTASKAAVEAFSENLALEIEPFGVRVRLVTPGRAPETSFSATARDRSQNGIPAAYASWAKQVFSATPPQPTEITTASDVARAVWQAVTDASSPFRIPAGADAVKLAAQVV, encoded by the coding sequence ATGAACACCATCCTCATCACCGGCAGTTCGTCCGGCTTCGGACTTGAGACTGCCCGCTATTTCCTTGATCGCGACTGGACTGTCATTGCCACGATGCGCACGCCTCGTGGGGATCTATTGCCCGCATCCGAACGGCTGCGTGTCGTTGCACTCGATGTTACCGACGCTGCCAACATCGCTCGTGCTCTGGATGAAGCAGGGCCGATCGACGCCCTCGTCAACAATGCCGGCGCCGGTCTGATGGGTGCGCTGGAAGGCGTGTCGATAGACGCAACACGCCAGCTTTTCGAGCAGAACACGTTCGGCACCATGGCGATGTCGCAGGCAGTAATGCCCGGCTTCCGGGCGCAAGGGGCGGGCGTGATCGTCAATGTATCGTCCGCCGTGACGCTCAAGCCGTTGCCAATGTTGTCCGCTTATACGGCAAGCAAGGCAGCCGTGGAGGCATTCAGCGAAAACCTTGCCTTGGAAATTGAACCGTTCGGGGTGCGCGTGCGGCTCGTCACTCCCGGTCGGGCGCCAGAAACCTCCTTTAGCGCGACCGCCCGCGATCGCTCGCAGAACGGCATACCGGCAGCCTATGCCAGCTGGGCGAAACAGGTGTTCTCGGCAACGCCACCGCAGCCGACCGAAATCACCACTGCGAGCGACGTGGCAAGAGCGGTCTGGCAGGCCGTGACCGATGCCTCCTCGCCGTTTCGCATCCCAGCGGGCGCAGATGCCGTAAAGCTTGCCGCACAGGTCGTATGA
- a CDS encoding TetR/AcrR family transcriptional regulator codes for MRADARRNEEAVLEAAKIVFARSGVDAPIREIATQAGVGLGTLYRRFPTRADLVAAVFRREVDACADAAALLAAEQGPADALAAWLKRYTHFLATKQGLAAALHSGDPAFATLPDYFRSRFEPALSMLLNAAAAAGEVRADIAPYDLLRAIGNLAVASGEDGPAHTERMLMLLLDGLRYGAAKAK; via the coding sequence ATGCGTGCTGATGCTCGCAGAAACGAGGAAGCAGTTCTGGAAGCCGCCAAAATCGTGTTCGCTCGTTCGGGGGTGGATGCTCCCATCCGGGAGATTGCGACGCAGGCGGGCGTTGGGCTGGGTACGCTCTACCGCCGTTTCCCGACGCGTGCTGACCTGGTGGCCGCGGTGTTTCGCCGGGAGGTTGATGCCTGCGCCGATGCGGCAGCGCTGCTTGCCGCTGAGCAGGGGCCAGCCGATGCGCTGGCAGCCTGGCTGAAGCGTTATACGCACTTCCTCGCCACCAAACAGGGATTGGCCGCGGCGCTTCATTCCGGCGATCCGGCATTCGCCACCTTGCCGGACTATTTCCGGAGCCGATTTGAACCGGCTCTGTCAATGCTGCTGAATGCTGCTGCCGCTGCGGGAGAAGTCCGAGCTGACATTGCGCCCTACGATCTGCTGCGCGCGATCGGAAACCTTGCCGTGGCCTCGGGGGAGGATGGGCCGGCGCACACCGAACGAATGCTCATGCTGCTGCTGGATGGCCTGCGTTATGGCGCGGCGAAGGCGAAATAG
- a CDS encoding pirin family protein has protein sequence MSWNPTQNPECPETGSLDAIETLIIPRTRDLGGFEVRRALPAPKRQMVGPFIFFDQVGPAEFLTGGGIDVRPHPHIGLATVTYLYEGAFHHRDSTGADQMVYPGEVNWMIAGNGVTHSERTTEEMRSRPGTAFGIQTWVALPDHAEDTAASFEHHGREALPFIEDEGKQVRLILGSAWGAQAPVKTFTETFYADVILSAGAKLPLPDDHEDRGVYVVEGSILIAGTPFAAGQMMVFRPGDRISLTAGEAGARLMVLGGETMNGPRYISWNFVASSQEKIDAAKEAWRKGDWEHGRFRLPPGDEAEFIPLPEQLK, from the coding sequence ATGAGCTGGAATCCCACACAGAACCCCGAATGCCCTGAGACTGGCAGTCTCGATGCAATCGAGACCCTCATCATCCCGCGCACCCGCGATCTGGGTGGGTTCGAAGTGCGCCGTGCATTGCCCGCTCCGAAACGGCAGATGGTTGGTCCCTTCATCTTTTTCGATCAGGTGGGACCGGCTGAGTTCCTCACTGGCGGTGGCATCGATGTACGCCCTCATCCGCACATCGGGCTGGCGACCGTGACCTATCTTTACGAGGGCGCATTTCATCATCGCGACAGCACCGGGGCCGACCAGATGGTCTACCCCGGGGAGGTGAACTGGATGATCGCCGGTAATGGCGTCACCCATTCCGAACGCACCACCGAAGAGATGCGCAGCCGTCCTGGCACCGCCTTCGGAATCCAGACCTGGGTTGCGCTGCCGGATCACGCGGAAGACACTGCGGCCAGTTTCGAGCATCACGGCCGCGAGGCGCTGCCGTTCATCGAGGATGAAGGCAAGCAGGTCCGGCTGATCCTCGGCTCGGCTTGGGGCGCGCAGGCCCCGGTCAAAACCTTCACTGAGACCTTCTATGCCGATGTCATTCTATCCGCCGGCGCAAAGCTGCCGCTGCCCGACGATCACGAAGATCGCGGTGTTTATGTCGTCGAGGGCAGCATCCTGATTGCCGGAACTCCGTTTGCCGCTGGACAGATGATGGTGTTCCGTCCGGGGGATCGGATCAGCCTGACCGCGGGCGAGGCAGGCGCGCGCCTAATGGTGCTCGGCGGGGAGACAATGAATGGACCACGCTATATTTCGTGGAACTTCGTCGCCTCGTCGCAGGAAAAAATCGACGCCGCGAAAGAGGCCTGGCGCAAGGGCGACTGGGAGCATGGTCGCTTCCGTCTACCACCCGGCGATGAGGCCGAGTTCATCCCACTGCCCGAACAGCTGAAGTGA